Genomic DNA from Sardina pilchardus chromosome 4, fSarPil1.1, whole genome shotgun sequence:
TTGTGATGTGTTCTTTTATTACATATTGACTAGCTGTAATTATATAATATGATGAAATCAGCAGACAATGTGAATCACCTGTATACCTGTCATTTAAAAATATTCTTAACGGTACTGTGTAATTTTTCCCTATTCTTGCCAATTGATTTGTGTCATTTACAgtcctcatacagtatattcctcAAATTCATGTTGACTGCTGAAACAAAATAATTTGAGTTGAGTAAAATAGTTTGCTATCAAATATGCCACCACActgttgtgtcttgtgtcttgtgcaCAGCTGAAGCACTCTGTttatggtgctgatggtgcacCTGATATAGACCCCACCTGTCACATGTTTGTTACTCTGCACTTTTGATGCCACTGTGTATGTCAATCTGACTGCAGTAGTGTTTTGCTGTGCTTTCTAAATGAGTAAACAACATGAATTGATATTATTCAGACTCAGGCCCTAAACACAGAGAGGAAAATCAAGaaggagtttgagaagcttcaccagtttctacgagatgaagaggcagccagggtaactgcactgagggaggaagaggagcagaagagtcagatgatgaaggagaagattgaaaATATGAGCAGAGAGATttcatctctttcagacacaatcaGAGCTATAGAGGAGGTGATGAAAgatgatgacatcacattcctgCAGGTAAGAACAATCCATTGTCTGTAAAGTTGTTAACTCCAAACATCTGATCACTCGTTTACTGCAATGATTatgtttttctatttgtttaTATGACAGGAAACAAGGCATTATATTAACCATCATTCTACACATCATTTCATAAGCCACAGACTGTATTTATTATGATATTTCCACTCATTAATAACCTGCTTGCCTCACTGATTTTAAAAAGTATGATCTATGCCGCTGTCTGTTGCTAAAGGAGCTGTTAGCGCTCCCACTGTCCAGTGCAGGGGGTGTGAGGGATTGGCCATGATGATGGAGGCCCAACATCTTCCTCTGATCTACTGTATCAATAGTCCAGAGAGCAGCCCAGGACAGAGCAGCAGACGGTCTTGATGGTGGGAGTCAATCATCTTGTATTCAGGAGAAGATAGTTCCTCCCACATGATTGAACTAATGTGGCGAGGACCTACCCTGCATTTTAGATCATCCCCCTTTGCTACCCAGCTGATAATGTCTGTGTCATGGGAGAACTGctggaggtgttttttttttgtttttttttttgggggagggggggggggggtgtagcgggagggagagatggggcgggattgggaaatgaccgcaggtcggactcaaacctgggtccccatgggcactcggacccgtaggctacattgcacaagcgctgtagcctgttgcaccacagcgccccccggTGACAGGTGTTTGAGTTGGTAGTCTTGTATACCAGTCACATAGCATAGCAGAAGATAGCATTGATTCTACTATTGGACAAGTCATTAATCTCCCTGCTGGGCAGATCAAGTCGTTTGTATGGAACAGCAGCACTATATTATAAGCAGGGAGTAAAGTGTTCAGTCAAATAAAAACCCCACAGAGGTCCTGAGATGGAGGGCTGACAGGGGTAGTGACGAGAGTCTTGTGTACCTGGCCAACTGAATGATTCCTCCCTCAGCTCTGCTGTGGAGAGAAGCCCTCTATCAGAAGGTCCAGAAGTTTCATGATGTCCTCACCTGCTCCTGTTGATGCTGGAACAGTGAAGACTCCTTCGGGATGTTTGCTGTTGGGTGGAGATATCGTCTGTAGTCTGTAGAGCAGTTGGTCCACTCCTTACTAGGCTGACAGTCACTGTGTCCACCCCCAGATAGCCACAAGATGGCAGCAGAGTGCTGCACACTACAGCAGTCCTCCTGCAGAAATGCACTTCTGTCCCATCATCCTCCTGCCATGTGGACCTTCACAATGATGTGTCCCCCATCTTGAGAACACTCTGTACAACAAGGCAATTGTGGGCATTCCTTTTTATAatgcaataataaaataataagagGCTACATTTTAGGCTTCACTTTGTACTTTCTCTAGATAACCAACTGCTGTGTTCCTGTATTGATAGAGATGACTTAGAGGTAGAAATTAAGGGCCATTAAAAATCATCCCACCTGTGAGTAAGCTATAGCGTGAAATGTCAAGAtattaactgtcaatcatcagAACAGGATTGTCCTGTTTTACTCCCTCTGGCAAAACTGGCCAATCAGAATTCTCTTCAACCAAATTCCCTCCTTCTGACTCACCTCAACCTTGTTGATCAAGGAAATAGGGACCTGAGGAGGACAGACTGGCACACTGATTTTTCGTAAACTATGAACAGGCACAAGGGTACTGGATACTTTTATATACTAACAAACTAAATACATGTCTCGAATGCATGTAGACGGACATGACAGCCTTGGATTTACAATTACTTGCTAAAACTGACAGGATTTTCAAGCTaatttgaaagtgaaagcaagtTGTGTAAACAGCTATTTGTTTAGAAAAGTGTCTACTATGGCATCTAAATCCTTTTCCGAAGAGGACTTCACCTGTCCAGTGTGCTGTGACACCTTCAAGGACCCTGTACTACTGTCATGTAGTCACAGCTTCTGTAAAGTCTGTCTACAGCAGTTCTGGGAAGCCAAAGGCTCCAGAGAATGTCCAGTCTGCAGGAGGAGATCATCAAAGAGTCATCCTCCTCTTAACCTTCACTTAAGGAACCTGTGTGAGAGCTACTTACAGGAGAGAAATCAGAGGGCTTCAGCAGGGTCTGAGGTGCTCTGCAGTTTGCACAGTGAGAAGctcaagctcttctgtctgaatgataaacagcctgtgtgtatggtgtgtcgAGACTCCAAAAAACACACCAACCACAAGTTTCAACCTGTTGAGGAGGCAGCACTTGACCGTAAGGTAAGAATTGTTTCCCTCTTTATTATGATATGAGAAAATCACCTGATTAGTGGGAGATTAATGAACAACTGGTGTCAGAAAAACTGATGACATAGTCACTGAAGTCTGTTATTTATTCCAGGAGGAGCTCAAGATCAAACTGCAGCCCTTACAGAAGAAACTGAAGACCTTTGAGAAGACTAAAGTCACCTGTGATCAAACAACAATACACATCAAGGTGAGTGGGGGCACATTTAATGTAACATCTGTAGAGGATGTGAATCATGATGTACCTGTCATCATTCTTTGAGATGTGTTGGTTTTTACATATTGACTAGCTAtactgtatttcaaaatattctTAAAGGTACTGTGTAATGTTTACGCTCCTTGAACAGAGCACTTCTGTTGTGCACCTGATATAGACCCAACCTGTCACATGTTCGTTACTCTGCACTTTTGATGCCACTCTGTATGTCAATCTGACTGAAGTAGTGTTTTGTTGTGCTTATTCTGTTTCTAAATGAGTAAACATGACTTGATGTTATCCAGACTCAGGCccagcacacagagaggcaaatcaagcaggagtttgagaagcttcaccagtttctacgagatgatgaggcagccaggatagctgcactgagggaggaagaggaacagaagagtcagatgatgaaggagaagattgagaagatgagcagagagatctcatctctttcaggcacaatcagagccatagaagagCAGATGAAAgatgatgacatcacattcctgCAGGTAAGAACCATCCTGTCTGTAACACAGTGGTGACCAAGTGAATGAGAACAATgagggacacagagaaacactgatggatgtgtgtgtgtgtgtgtgtgtgtgtgcgtgtgtgtgtgtgtgtgtgtgtgtttgcatgtgcgtgcgtgcgtgcgtgcgtgcgtgcgtgcgtgcgtgcgtgcgtgcgtgcgtgcgtgcatatgtgtttatgtgtgtgtgtgtgtgtgtgtgtgtgtgtgtgtgttgtttagttGTATTACATATTCCCTTGTTTGCTTAAATGTTGTGAGAGCAGAGAACAGTAAAGAAGAATGTAGAGTGTAATACTTTTCATCCTTTACTATTttccagaactacaagagcacagtggaaaggtgagtgatctgcctcctgtctctctcttctctgtggttctgaacccaaacccacagcagcactgactcctgaatgttattccagagcccagtgcacactgcaggatccagagagggtttcaggagctctgatcaatgtggcaaagcacctgggcaacctgaagttcagagtctgggagaagatgcaggagactgttcaatacagtgagtacacacatttCTTTCCCTAACTGCATTTGCTGCAGATTGTTCGCTACAGTAAGTACAGTGTTCGCTACAgtaagtacagtgtgtgtgtgtgtgtgtgtgtgtgtgtgtgtgtgtgtgtgtgtgtttcacttacagagaatgtgagagagaggtcttTGAACAGATTATTGCTATTTCGAGACCCAAGATTGTTGAACATAGTGAaagtgcatgcacactcacacactcaacacacacactcaacacacacactcaacacacactcacacacacacacacacacacacacacacacacacacacacacacacacacacacacacacacacacacacacacaaaacagaagcAAAATATATTCATCTATAGCCTAGCTTACCCATGAATTTCATGGGTATGCATTGGTTTAgatgaatatattttgtttataatttcatagttactgaaatgttgtcagttcattaattaggatccaaacagagatgaagttagaagcaaccaaacacctccatgttttccctattaaaatacagttacacgagtatggtaaacgtggtgcatttctaagcaggtaagagggataactatattgtgtggcggaataacacttgggagcacttagactcggcgccgtaatatcctcactccaaagtgaaactgaaagtgcaagagtgatgatattactgcgccgagtctaagtgctcccaagtgttacacaacatagttatttctcttacccgcttagaaatgcaccacattttattttgtctcaccatacttggtcctcagtgatcagacactattgcagccagtatCACACTGCAGTGCAACacgtttgtaaaaaaaaaaaagcacatgcTATtacttttagttttttttcaattatcccttacataaccaTGTCTGGgcaaaacccccccccccccccccccccccccccccccccccccccacacacacacacacacacacacacgcacacaaatgattTAGTCATTGGAGTGAAGTGGTCATGTGGATGAAGAGTTGAGGGCTGCCACAGAGCAATGATTCTAATTCATTGAATTGTGTATGTCTttgggcgtgtttgtgtttttgtgtgcatttgtgtgtgtgtgcgtgtgtatgtgtatgtaagtgtgtgcgtgtgttggggggggttgatgtaggtctgtgtctgttttcagtgtttgtgattgtatgtgtgtgtgtgtgtgagtgtgtgtctgtgtgtacttgtgtttgtatttgtgtgtatgtgtgtgggtctgtgtctgttttcagtgtctgtgcttgtatgtatatatgtgtgagtgtgtgtttgtgtgtgtgtttgtgtgtgtgtgtgtttcacttacagagaatgtgagagagaggtcttTGAACAGATTATTGCTATTTCGAGACCCAAGATTGTTGAACATAGTGAaagtgcatgcacactcacacactcaacacacacactcaacacacacactcaacacacactcaacacacacacacacacacacacacacacacacacacacacacacacacacacacacacacacacacacacacacaaaacagaagcAAAATATATTCATCTATAGCCTAGCTTACCCATGAATTTCATGGGTATGCATTGGTTTAgatgaatatattttgtttataatttcatagttactgaaatgttgtcagttcattaattaggatccaaacagagatgaagttagaagcaaccaaacacctccatgttttccctattaaaatacagttacacgagtatggtaaacgtggtgcatttctaagcaggtaagagggataactatattgtgtggcggaataacacttgggagcacttagactcggcgccgtaatatcctcactccaaagtgaaactgaaagtgcaagagtgatgatattactgcgccgagtctaagtgctcccaagtgttacacaacatagttatttctcttacccgcttagaaatgcaccacattttattttgtctcaccatacttggtcctcagtgatcagacactattgcagccagtatCACACTGCAGTGCAACacgtttgtaaaaaaaaaaaagcacatgcTATtacttttagttttttttcaattatcccttacataaccaTGTCTGGgcaaaacccccccccccccccccccccccccccacacacacacacacacacacacacgcacacaaatgattTAGTCATTGGAGTGAAGTGGTCATGTGGATGAAGAGTTGAGGGCTGCCACAGAGCAATGATTCTAATTCATTGAATTGTGTATGTCTttgggcgtgtttgtgtttttgtgtgcatttgtgtgtgtgtgcgtgtgtatgtgtatgtaagtgtgtgcgtgtgttggggggggttgatgtaggtctgtgtctgttttcagtgtttgtgattgtatgtgtgtgtgtgtgtgagtgtgtgtctgtgtgtacttgtgtttgtatttgtgtgtatgtgtgtgggtctgtgtctgttttcagtgtctgtgcttgtatgtatatatgtgtgagtgtgtgtttgtgtgtgtgtttgtgtgtgtgtgtgtgtgtgtgtgtgtgtgtgtgtgtgtgtgtgtgtgtgtgtgtgtgtgtgtgtgtgtgtgtgtgcgcgcgcgcgtgatTGTGTTCTCTTTTCACTGTTCAcatttctctctgcagctcctgtgactttggatcccaacactgcaaaACCCAatctcatcctgtctgaggatctgaccagtgtgagacGTGGTGATGAGGagcagcagcttcctgataacccagagaggTTTGATCACTATACCagtgtcctgggctctgagggctttaactcagggactcactgctgggatgtggaggttggagagagCACAGGGTGGCATGTGGGTGTGATGACCGAGTCGGCCCAGAGGAAAGGAGACAATGAGTACATGAGTGGATGGTGGATTGTGCAGTATAATGATGGTAAATATGGAGCAGGTGCTCCCCCATGGCTCACTCccctcacagtgcagcagaaactccagaggatcagagtgcagctggactgggacagaggaaagctgtcattctctgattctgataataacacacacctacacactctcacacacgctttcactgagagagtgtttccattCTTTAATGGATATCCTCTGAGGATCTCACCAGTGAAGGTCTCAGTTAGAGTAGTTAGAGCTGATGGTGTCTCTCTGGGCGTTTTCAGGCCGACAGAGAACCGTGCCGGTGCCGGTTCCCGCACGTAATCTCGAACCGCCCGACGTGTTCACGCCAAAAATCAGAGCGTTCGGGAACCGAAAAGTTGGTTCCCGATGCGGACCAAGGAAAACTTGGTTTATCTAAGCGAACTGTGACGACAAGGTACACGTCAGCAGGTTCATACGGGCCATACGCGGCAACATAAACAAAGGAAACGTGTGTGCTTGCTGTGACAGCTCCCTTGCTGTGACATCCGCTTTCGTATGGCCGTCTTGTGGCAATTCAACACCCCCTGTCGATGACGCATCACAGGTTCACTTGAATAGTGTGAACGCGGGCCGTTCACCTGTAAGCACTTTGGTTCACAGTGTAATTGGTGCGGGAACCAGCACTGGCACCATTCTGGCCGACCTGAAAACACCCTGTGTGGACCAGAACggatcagcatgaggagatgaATCAGTTACAGGAGAAATCTCCAGCACTCTCCACACCAGACACTCTGACTTTTTTAAATTGTTAGGTTTACTGTGCATGTGATAATGTGCTGTCCGTTCTATGGATGTCACTGTAtcatgcatcccctctattgaaatccggttgcttcttcttattattattttttattctttttacctttttgtgcacGCTTTAACTAATGATATGATATGCTGTTATCAAGAGACTCTCTTGAAATGGCACATCTCAGGTTAACATGTGTGTTTATAACCAATGAACAATAAAAGCTAAAAAAGATAAACATCATTATGCCAAACATGTACTAATTGAACATTTTTACTGTACAGATACTGTATACTTCATCAGTGTCCTGTTTGTGATTACAAAGTGATCAGCACCTTACACTACCAGTTGCTCCACTACCAGTTAAACTACTTTCACCTGTTTGCCTTTGCAACCAATCATCAAGATGCCCATAAACACAGACTGAGGGGTGATTATAATAAGGAGAAACTTACAAGGTAGAACCAAGGTAGGccgtgtccagaagtcaagcgtgcacgctggatagtaccttctttccagtagcgtctcagttaacttgctcctcagtatgcgtaatttggacagcactaactagttggcgtcacctgacttggggaggggggtgtgttgatgatttgcatgacgtatggagcttgacctgcgctgcgcaatggattatgggatatctgagggcaaaaaagatgcatcgatggacgcttggaaatcacgccaaacgaagtacccatctagtgagagcgcttgactttcggacagtctattctgacgtaacctccggaaaatgcacactgcccagcgtgtgtacttatgtttcagacacagccattgTCTAGTTGGGTTCCTTTCTGTATACAAAATgggctatacaaataaacttgccttgccttgcctagtTTCTCCTCCCTGGGGCAGTCACCCCCAACATGATGAAATAGTGCCATCTGTTGGTGGAATTCTGTAACACTCCTTGATGACATCTTGTGTATCCTGCCACTCCCTTCCAGTCCTCTCCATAGAGCACCTACCAACTAACCTGACGCACAGGAAGTGCCCCCACATACCCACCACTCAGAGTGATTTGTGGGTTCCTGTGTATGAGAAAGGCCCAGTCACCATACTATTATTTgctttctccctcctttctctgtcttagtctctcttggtctctctctccctgttgcaGTATGCCTAAGgctgaaattgttattatgagCAAACAGGACAAGTTCTgacaaagagagaatgagagagtggtgGGAGGGTTAATGGATAGGCCTACGCTGTTGAATGCCATGTGGAGATGTcatgaggaggagatgagatagGCACACAGGTACTAATGTTCCTTAATCTCCTCTGAGATCGGtggttgtttatgtgtgtgtatgtgtgtgtgtgtttgctgtgtgacaGTAGTTGATAGCACCCTTGACATCATGACATGTTCTCAGTCCCAGAGCTACGTGTGTGGGAAAAAGGGACTAACGCGTGTCATTGTTCTCTTAACTACATGACAACAGAATGCTTTCTTGCGAGTTGGGTGCTAGCAGCTAGAGAGactataggctatacatctCCCCCGCcatcaagatcacatgcaatggaacagcccaGCAAGTATAAAAGTGCACATCATCACGGTTCTGGCTACGCGCTTCATTTGAACTGTGGACGTGTTGGAAATTGTGTGTTGACAAGGAGGAGCATTTGGAAAGGGAGCCTGTCAGCATCTCCTTGACTGTGCAGCTGCATTTTCCTCTAAACAAACttttttgagtagcctacagtattatcTCATTTCACACTTTTTATAATAAAatatttacaaaaataaataaatagaacagAGTTTCTAATATGCCTCATACATTATGCAAACGATAAGGTGTTTTCTGAATGCTGAGGATCCATTGATACATCCTCTGGCTCTATCTGAATGAAATCATGGAAAGAAGAAGCAAAAGTCagtgtgatttattttcatGATACACaacaggatctctctctctctctctctctccctccctccctccctccctccctctctctctctctctctctctctctctctctctctctgaactggCCAATCAGAATCAACGCAAGTCCAACCCTCTGCCTCACCTTGCTGAATGAGGAAATGAGCAACTGAACTCTGTGAATAAAGGATAACATAATATCAgttcttttttaaaaacctGTTTTAACAGGCAAGGAGCTGAGGCAGACAAACTGAAGTGATTGACTGTTTTTCACTGAACTTTTAGTAGCATTGTGTACTGAATACTTTTATATTTATCAAGCTAAATACATGTTTCAGCTTGATTTTCATTACGCCAACGGCCTTGCGGATTGTACTTTGAATTTCCTTACTGACTGATTTTCAAACTGTTaatttgaaagtgaaagcatttGTTGTAAAAGAGAGACTAGCTGCAACAAGACTATGGCATCTAAATTTTTCTCCGAAGAGGATttctcctgtcctgtgtgttgtGACATCTTCAAGGACC
This window encodes:
- the LOC134079013 gene encoding E3 ubiquitin-protein ligase TRIM35-like translates to MASKSFSEEDFTCPVCCDTFKDPVLLSCSHSFCKVCLQQFWEAKGSRECPVCRRRSSKSHPPLNLHLRNLCESYLQERNQRASAGSEVLCSLHSEKLKLFCLNDKQPVCMVCRDSKKHTNHKFQPVEEAALDRKEELKIKLQPLQKKLKTFEKTKVTCDQTTIHIKTQAQHTERQIKQEFEKLHQFLRDDEAARIAALREEEEQKSQMMKEKIEKMSREISSLSGTIRAIEEQMKDDDITFLQNYKSTLCGSEPKPTAALTPECYSRAQCTLQDPERVSGALINVAKHLGNLKFRVWEKMQETVQYTPVTLDPNTAKPNLILSEDLTSVRRGDEEQQLPDNPERFDHYTSVLGSEGFNSGTHCWDVEVGESTGWHVGVMTESAQRKGDNEYMSGWWIVQYNDGKYGAGAPPWLTPLTVQQKLQRIRVQLDWDRGKLSFSDSDNNTHLHTLTHAFTERVFPFFNGYPLRISPVKVSVRVVRADGVSLGVFRPTENRAGAGSRT